A region of the Chryseobacterium gotjawalense genome:
CAGCAGTCGCTTATCTCGCTTATCAGGAAATTTACAAAAACTTTTATCTGGACAAAGGGCTTGAATTAAAAGTCGCCGAAGGAAAAACCGAAAACATCGCTTTTCTTAACCGTTATGGCGTAATGGGAACCTTCATTAATAATGATATTCGTTTATTGAAGAGAAGCAAAGCCGCAAAATCTGCTGTAATAATGAGCATCTTCTTTTTATTTTACGGGTTATTGACCTTTTCAAAAGGTTACGAAAACAGTTTCATGCAGTTATTTACCGGAATCTTTGTCACCGGTGGATTTATGCTCATGTTCGGTCAGCGCGTTCCAAGTTGGGACAGTTCTTATTATCCGCTGATGATGACGCAAAACGTTCCTTACAAACAGTATTTAAAAGCAAAATGGGCTTTGATCGTCATGGCAATTTTCATTTCCATTATATTGTCTTCGGCTTATCTTTTTATCAGCTGGGAATTTTATCTCACCGTTCTTGCAGCAGGATTGTATAATCTGGGAGTGAATTCCTACATCACTTTATTGGCGGGAGCTTTTAATAAAAAACCAATCGACCTTAATTCTAAAGCGAAATCTTTCGGCGCAGGCGGCAATAATTTCAACATGAAAATTATGCTGCTCCTGCTTCCACAGATGATTTTACCAATGGGCGTTTTTGCTGTTGCCAAATATTTCTTCGGAATTTATCCGGCGGTTGGGAGTTTGGCCATTTTGGGAATTATCGGTTTTATTTTGAGAGACAAAGTCTTCGATATTATTGTTAAAGTTTACAAAACCGAGAAATATTCAACGCTCGAAGCTTTTAAAAAAGTTTAAATTCTACTAATTATTAATATTCATACCATGATTTCAATTCAAAATATATCTAAAGTTTACGGCAACAAAAAAGTTCTTCACATCGAAAACCTCAAAATTCCGAAAGGCGAAAGTTTCGGTTTGGTCGGTAATAACGGTGCCGGGAAAACAACGCTTTTCAGTCTTCTACTCGATTTAATTCAGCCTACGACAGGTTTTATAGAAATCGACGGCCATAAAGTCAACGAAAATGAAAACTGGAAAAAGAAAGTTTCTGCTTTTATTGACGACACTTTTTTGATCGGTTATTTAACTCCCGAAGAATATTTTTATTTTCTGGGCGAACTTCGCGGACAAAACAAAGCCAGCGTTGATGAATTTCTAAAACAGTTTTCGGATTTTTTCAATGGTGAAATTTTAAATGCTAAAAAATACGTGCGGGATCTCTCGAAAGGAAACCAGAAAAAAGTCGGAATTGTCGGCGCTTTGATCGGCACGCCGGAAATCATTGTTCTCGACGAACCTTTTGCCAATCTGGATCCTTCCACTCAAATTAAACTTAAAAAATTAATCAAAGACTGGTCGCAGAAAGAACAGGTAACCTTTTTAATTTCCAGCCACGATTTAGCGCATACGACAGAAGTCAGCAACAGAATCGTTTTATTAGACAAAGGTCAGATGGTCAAAGATATTATCACGGCGCCAGAAACTTTGCAGGAATTGGAAGATTTCTTCACCAGTTCGGTGGAAGTTTTTATCTAAATTAGGCAAAAGCTGCCTAAACCGTCTGTTCCGGAAGATTTTCAGGACGAGATTATAAATTTTGATTTTAATGCGCTGGTAATTTTAGGCCAACATCCAGATTCGTATCGGATGGTGATCAATCGCTATGTTTTAAAAGATGATCGCATCAGCGTTTTCGTCAGGCGGGATTTCAGTAATTATTTCAAAGACCGATATATCAAAAACGAAAAAGCTTTAATCATTGGTTTGGGGATTGGCTTATAAAATTTCATTGACATTCCAAAACAACAAAGAATTCCGAGCGATTTGCCCGGAATTTTTTATTTTAAAATTGATATGGAAAATTGGTTATTATTATTTGCGTGGGAATAAATTCCCACGCTGTGAAATCGGTCGTTCCTCCGGAACTCTCTTCACATTTTAAAATGTTAAAAGAAACTTTAACTAATCTTTTCGATGTCATATCTATTATCTATCCATCTATTATCTCTTCGTCTATTTTAAACCATATCTTCCGGTTTCACCCATTCATCAAACTGTTCAGAAGTTAGAAGTCCTAAATTGATTGCTTCTTCCTTCAAAGTTGTTCCGTTTTTGTGAGCGGTTTTTGCAATTTTTGCGGCGTTTTCATAACCGATATGCGTATTCAAAGCGGTGACCAACATTAATGATTTGTCTACCAATTCTTTAATTCTCGGTTCATTCGGTTCAATTCCGACAGCACAGTGATCGTTGAAAGAAATACAGGCATCGCCCAACAATTGCGCAGATTGCAGAAAATTATACGCCATTACCGGTTTGAAAACGTTGAGTTCAAAATTCCCCTGCGTTCCGGCAAAAGAAATCGTGGTATCATTTCCTAAAACCTGCGCGCAAACCATGGTTATTGCTTCATTCTGCGTCGGATTTACTTTCCCCGGCATAATCGATGAACCCGGTTCATTTTCAGGAATATGAATTTCGCCAATCCCACTTCTCGGCCCCGAAGCGAGAAAACGAATATCCTGCGCAATCTTATAAAGCGCTACCGCAAGCTGTTTCAGCGCGCCGTGACTTTCAACAATCGCGTCGTGAGCCGCTAAAGCTTCAAATTTATTCGGAGCCGTCTCAAACGAAAGTCCGGTAAATTCTGAAATATATTTCGCGACCAAAACATCATATCCTTTTGGTGTGTTCAATCCCGTTCCGACCGCAGTTCCGCCCAAAGCAATTTCCTGCAGATGTTCGAACGTATTGGTAATCGCTTTCATCGCATAATCTAGCTGCGCCACATAACCGGAAAATTCCTGACCAAGAGTCAATGGAGTTGCATCCATCAAATGCGTTCTGCCGATTTTTACAATGTTTTTGAAATTCTCTGCTTTTTCGTGCAAAGTATTTCTCAGCTTTTCAACTGCCGGCAAAGTATGTTCCACCACTTTCTTATACGCTGCAACGTGCATCGCTGTGGGGAAAGTATCGTTTGAACTTTGAGATTTATTCACGTCATCGTTGGGATGAATTTCAGATTTCTCACCTAAAGTTCCGCCATTATTCACTTGAGCTTTATTTGAAATCACCTCATTAACATTCATGTTCGACTGCGTTCCAGAGCCGGTTTGCCAAATCACCAGCGGAAACTGCCCGTTTAGTTTACCTTCTAGAATTTCATCACAAACCTTCGCAATCATATCTCTTTTTTCAATAGAAAGTACGCCCAATTCAGCATTCGTGTAAGCGGCAGCTTTTTTAAGATACGCAAATGCTTCGATAATTTCATGCGGCATCGAAGCTTCCGGACCGATTTTAAAATTATTTCTGGAACGCTCGGTTTGCGCGCCCCAAAATTTATCTGCAGGCACCTGCACATCGCCCATCGTGTCTTTTTCTGTTCTGTAATTCATTGTTTTATTTTTTTAGGAGCAACAGTATTTTCTCTGTTTTTCAAGTTCAGTCCCGCTTTCCACTATATCTTTTATTCCACTGCGTTTCATAAAAGGATGCCGTTGCAATCGGGGCTATTTACTCAATTTCGTTTTTTCTTCCAAAGGTTTGAAAATCCGGCTCTTTAAAATTAAACAATTATAAATCATCCAACGATTTATAACCATTTTAAATATCAATCAAAAGGACAGATTAAATTTATTAAAAGGTAATATTCTACATTTGAATAAAAACCGGTACATCAATTTTGAATTTACATAGATTTTATTTTGAATTTACATAAATTATAACTATAGTAAACAAGAAGTTACATCTTTAACTATAAATCTATTTTCAATTTACATAAGTTTTATTTTGAATCTACATAAAATTGTTCCTCCAGGAAATAATCTCAATGTTGTTTTTCTTCATCGAGTTTTCGCCTCCATAAATCAACCATTTCTCATCGATCTTCAAAGGAAAAGTTTTCGAAAAATAATGCAGTCCCGAAAATAACTTATCACTAATCGTTTTGGTGGATTTTATTTCTGCAATTTTTAAATTGCCTTTTCCCTCACTTATCAAATCGACCTCGTGCCCATTACTGTCTCTCCAAAACCAAAAATTCTGCAGCGAATAATGGTGTGCATTTTCTTTTTGCAGATCTGCAATGATGAAATTTTCAAAAATATTTCCCATCATTCTGTTTTCCGTGAATTTATCGGCATCTGGAATGTTCAGAAGATAACACAATAATCCCGTGTCATAAAAATACAATTTCGGACTTTTGATAATTCTTTTATTGAAGTTTTCATAATACGGTTCCAGCAAAAAAATAACAAAACTGCCTTCCAAGATTGAAAGCCAGGATTTTGCCGTTGGTTGAGAAATCCCACAGTCTTTTGCCAAAGCACTCAAGTTCAAAATTTGTCCTGCTCTTCCAGCACAAAGCCGTAGAAATCTCCGAAAAGTCATTAAATCCCGAATATTCAAAAGCTCGCTCAAATCTCTTTGAATATAGGTTTCAATATAATTTTGATAAAAAATATCAGAAGGAATTTCGCGGTCGAAAAGGGCTGGATAAAACCCTTTGGTAATTAAAGTTTCAAAATGGGTTGGCAACAGATCCGCCGCAGAAAGCTCCTGATTATCAAAGGGGAAAAGTTTAAACATCGCTACTCTTCCCGCCAGACTTTGGGTAATATTCTGCAAAAGATGAAAATTCTGAGAGCCCGACAGAATATATTGTCCTTGAATTTTGTCGTTATCAACTTTGGTTTGTAAAAAAGAAAAAAGTTTCGGCGTGCGCTGCACTTCATCAAAAATTATTTTATCTGAATATTTTTCCAGAAAAGAATTAGGGTCTGCTTCCGCAATCGTTCGAATGTCAGGATTCTCAAGAGAAATATATTGATATTCAGGAAAAGCAGATTTCAAAAGAGTGGTTTTTCCCGACTGTCTGGGCCCATTCACGGCAATTATAGGAAACAATTGAATGTATTTTCTTATCGTGTCTTCTAATGTTCTTTTTACAATCATAGCCTCATTACTTACCTACAAAGATAATCTTAATTTTGAATTTACATAACTTTTATTTTGAATTTACATAATATTAACAACTGATTAATAGCATATTATAATTCTTGCCTATCTTTATACTTTGAATTTACATAGATTTTATTTTGAATAATAAATCAAAAAGTATTGCCCTAATAATAATCCTGAACATCCGGTTTCGTGACAAGTCTAAAATTCCTTAATTTTACACTTCAAAAAAAATCAAAAAAAATGGAATTCCACTACCAAGAACCTTATCCGATCTTAAAAGACGATACCCAATATAAAAAACTCACCTCTGAATATGTAACCGTGGAACAGCTCGGCGGCAGAGAAATTTTAAATATCGATCCAAAAGGATTAGAACTTCTTGCAGAAAACGCTTTGGCAGACGTTTCTTTTATGTTGCGTTCTGCACATTTACAAAAACTAAGAAACATTATTGAAGATCCTGAAGCAACCGACAACGACCGTTTTGTGGCCTACAATCTTTTACAGAATGCTGCAGTTGCGATTGAAGGAGCACTGCCTTCCTGCCAGGACACAGGAACCGCAATCTGTGTGGCGAAAAAAGGTGAAAACGTTTACA
Encoded here:
- the fumC gene encoding class II fumarate hydratase, with the translated sequence MNYRTEKDTMGDVQVPADKFWGAQTERSRNNFKIGPEASMPHEIIEAFAYLKKAAAYTNAELGVLSIEKRDMIAKVCDEILEGKLNGQFPLVIWQTGSGTQSNMNVNEVISNKAQVNNGGTLGEKSEIHPNDDVNKSQSSNDTFPTAMHVAAYKKVVEHTLPAVEKLRNTLHEKAENFKNIVKIGRTHLMDATPLTLGQEFSGYVAQLDYAMKAITNTFEHLQEIALGGTAVGTGLNTPKGYDVLVAKYISEFTGLSFETAPNKFEALAAHDAIVESHGALKQLAVALYKIAQDIRFLASGPRSGIGEIHIPENEPGSSIMPGKVNPTQNEAITMVCAQVLGNDTTISFAGTQGNFELNVFKPVMAYNFLQSAQLLGDACISFNDHCAVGIEPNEPRIKELVDKSLMLVTALNTHIGYENAAKIAKTAHKNGTTLKEEAINLGLLTSEQFDEWVKPEDMV
- a CDS encoding ATP-binding protein, with product MIVKRTLEDTIRKYIQLFPIIAVNGPRQSGKTTLLKSAFPEYQYISLENPDIRTIAEADPNSFLEKYSDKIIFDEVQRTPKLFSFLQTKVDNDKIQGQYILSGSQNFHLLQNITQSLAGRVAMFKLFPFDNQELSAADLLPTHFETLITKGFYPALFDREIPSDIFYQNYIETYIQRDLSELLNIRDLMTFRRFLRLCAGRAGQILNLSALAKDCGISQPTAKSWLSILEGSFVIFLLEPYYENFNKRIIKSPKLYFYDTGLLCYLLNIPDADKFTENRMMGNIFENFIIADLQKENAHHYSLQNFWFWRDSNGHEVDLISEGKGNLKIAEIKSTKTISDKLFSGLHYFSKTFPLKIDEKWLIYGGENSMKKNNIEIISWRNNFM
- a CDS encoding DUF5687 family protein; translation: MYWRLLQLEFKNFIRNPQFGANLAMKILMFFGMAYFSAIFAALPFILYFFAKEKLHADPILLFSKYFIYYWAFDLLIRYFMQQMPTQNIKPFLTLGITKKKLVNYTLLKILFNFFNWGNLLFLLPFAGLLIFDGGYSVIHVILFTIGIFAIFYFNNFLNILLNGKDIVVISVFGLMAVSGALEYYKIIELSQYSQKIFYSFYQYPGAFLIPVMLAAAVAYLAYQEIYKNFYLDKGLELKVAEGKTENIAFLNRYGVMGTFINNDIRLLKRSKAAKSAVIMSIFFLFYGLLTFSKGYENSFMQLFTGIFVTGGFMLMFGQRVPSWDSSYYPLMMTQNVPYKQYLKAKWALIVMAIFISIILSSAYLFISWEFYLTVLAAGLYNLGVNSYITLLAGAFNKKPIDLNSKAKSFGAGGNNFNMKIMLLLLPQMILPMGVFAVAKYFFGIYPAVGSLAILGIIGFILRDKVFDIIVKVYKTEKYSTLEAFKKV
- a CDS encoding ABC transporter ATP-binding protein — its product is MISIQNISKVYGNKKVLHIENLKIPKGESFGLVGNNGAGKTTLFSLLLDLIQPTTGFIEIDGHKVNENENWKKKVSAFIDDTFLIGYLTPEEYFYFLGELRGQNKASVDEFLKQFSDFFNGEILNAKKYVRDLSKGNQKKVGIVGALIGTPEIIVLDEPFANLDPSTQIKLKKLIKDWSQKEQVTFLISSHDLAHTTEVSNRIVLLDKGQMVKDIITAPETLQELEDFFTSSVEVFI